A window of the Glaciimonas sp. CA11.2 genome harbors these coding sequences:
- the lptG gene encoding LPS export ABC transporter permease LptG, with protein MKVLQRYFTTEIVRSVLFALAAFLALFAFFDLMGELQSVGRGGYKLQHAFGFVLLGLPSYAYELMPIAVLIGTIYTLSQFAAHSEFTIMRVSSMSTKMTAWMLFKIGILFVVATVLIGEFVAPKSAEFAEKLKLGAKGASVSQEFKSGLWSKDVIKSGGLTGEIIGSRFINIHDILPNGELRGVKVYEFDHNFHLTSIILADHSVYAGSHLWRLSDVVQTDFANGAGTLADTINTAIATKKVASKEMISEITPEILAVLFADPDRMSAFDLHAYIKHLAENNQHTERYEIAFWKKVIYPLSIFVMMALALPFAYLHFRAGGVSLKIFTGIMIGLSFQLVNSLFSHLGLLNTWPPLITAAVPSILFLMAAIGALSRVERH; from the coding sequence ATGAAAGTCTTACAACGCTATTTCACCACAGAGATTGTGCGCTCGGTATTGTTTGCACTGGCCGCGTTTCTGGCGCTGTTTGCCTTTTTCGATTTGATGGGTGAACTGCAATCGGTCGGTCGCGGTGGATATAAGTTACAACACGCGTTCGGTTTTGTTTTGCTGGGATTGCCGAGCTACGCCTACGAATTAATGCCGATTGCTGTTTTGATCGGCACGATTTATACACTTTCGCAATTCGCCGCTCATTCTGAATTCACGATCATGCGGGTTTCCAGCATGTCGACCAAGATGACCGCGTGGATGTTATTTAAAATTGGCATTCTGTTTGTGGTCGCAACGGTATTGATTGGTGAGTTCGTTGCGCCGAAAAGTGCTGAATTTGCCGAAAAGCTGAAGCTAGGCGCCAAAGGCGCATCGGTTTCGCAAGAGTTTAAGTCGGGGTTGTGGAGTAAGGACGTGATTAAGTCAGGTGGACTCACCGGTGAGATTATCGGATCGCGTTTTATTAATATTCACGACATCCTGCCAAATGGTGAGCTACGAGGCGTTAAAGTCTATGAATTTGACCATAATTTCCACCTCACTTCGATTATCCTGGCGGATCATAGCGTGTACGCCGGTTCGCACCTATGGCGGTTGAGTGATGTTGTGCAGACCGATTTTGCGAACGGTGCAGGGACATTGGCCGATACGATCAACACAGCGATTGCGACGAAGAAAGTCGCATCGAAAGAAATGATATCCGAAATCACTCCCGAAATTCTGGCGGTGCTCTTTGCCGACCCGGACCGGATGTCTGCTTTTGATTTGCATGCCTATATCAAGCATCTGGCTGAAAACAATCAGCATACTGAGCGCTATGAAATTGCATTCTGGAAGAAGGTCATCTATCCGTTATCGATATTTGTCATGATGGCGCTCGCGTTGCCGTTTGCTTATCTGCATTTCCGTGCGGGTGGCGTTAGTCTGAAGATTTTTACCGGTATTATGATTGGTCTCAGCTTCCAGCTGGTGAACAGTTTGTTCTCGCATCTGGGTTTGCTCAATACCTGGCCGCCGTTGATTACCGCGGCCGTGCCAAGCATATTGTTCTTGATGGCGGCGATAGGGGCCTTGTCGCGGGTTGAGCGACATTAG
- a CDS encoding CbiX/SirB N-terminal domain-containing protein codes for MKKQALILFAHGARAASWVEPFERLQKITQQQLPDVRVVLAFLELMTPRLPEVLAECAADGITEISIVPVFLGQGGHVKRDLPLLVVEAQAQYPGTMITVAEAVGEQPEVLDAIARYCVGSL; via the coding sequence ATGAAAAAACAAGCATTAATTTTGTTCGCGCACGGCGCGCGCGCGGCAAGTTGGGTGGAGCCGTTTGAACGTCTGCAAAAAATCACGCAGCAACAATTACCGGATGTAAGAGTCGTGTTGGCTTTTCTGGAGTTGATGACACCACGCTTGCCCGAGGTATTGGCAGAATGTGCTGCGGATGGCATAACTGAAATTAGTATTGTGCCGGTGTTTTTGGGGCAGGGCGGCCATGTAAAGCGTGACTTGCCGTTGTTGGTTGTTGAGGCTCAGGCCCAATATCCGGGGACGATGATCACGGTGGCGGAAGCCGTTGGTGAGCAGCCAGAAGTGTTGGATGCGATTGCGCGCTATTGTGTGGGGAGCTTGTAG
- the cobA gene encoding uroporphyrinogen-III C-methyltransferase produces the protein MQFTSTSTTNASNVESAASSFGKVVLIGAGPGAADLITVRGARVLAQADVVLHDALVTHDMLALCPQAIKILVGKRCGQLSTAQQFINKQLVDNAKKYSLVVRLKGGDPMLFGRADEELRALEAHGIEVEVVPGITAALAAAASAQQPLTKRGVSRSVAFFTSSTAPDEADQTTIPNCDTLVQYMGGREATATAQRLLAQGRPPSTPVVVVENCSRDNERIFRLELSQLEVGLTQCEGPVLVMIGEALAERVGKVIPTDDALCNQNVA, from the coding sequence ATGCAATTCACTTCTACCTCCACTACGAATGCCTCCAATGTCGAATCTGCCGCAAGCAGCTTCGGCAAGGTGGTGTTAATCGGTGCCGGACCCGGCGCTGCTGACCTCATCACCGTGCGTGGCGCCCGTGTTCTGGCGCAAGCAGACGTGGTATTGCATGATGCTTTGGTCACGCATGACATGCTGGCGTTATGTCCACAAGCAATCAAAATTCTGGTCGGTAAACGTTGCGGCCAGCTATCAACGGCGCAGCAGTTCATCAACAAGCAATTGGTTGATAACGCTAAAAAATATTCACTGGTTGTACGCTTAAAGGGTGGCGACCCGATGTTATTTGGTCGCGCAGACGAAGAGTTGCGGGCATTGGAAGCGCATGGAATTGAAGTGGAAGTCGTGCCGGGAATTACCGCAGCTTTGGCTGCTGCGGCGTCTGCACAACAGCCATTAACCAAGCGTGGCGTATCTCGTAGCGTTGCCTTTTTTACATCGAGCACGGCACCAGATGAGGCTGATCAAACCACCATTCCGAATTGCGATACGTTAGTGCAATACATGGGTGGCCGTGAAGCCACCGCTACCGCGCAACGTTTGCTGGCGCAGGGACGCCCTCCATCAACACCTGTCGTTGTCGTTGAAAATTGTAGCAGGGATAACGAGCGTATTTTTAGGTTGGAACTGAGCCAGTTAGAAGTTGGATTGACGCAGTGTGAAGGACCTGTTTTGGTAATGATTGGCGAGGCTTTGGCGGAGCGGGTTGGAAAGGTAATCCCGACTGACGATGCGCTCTGCAATCAAAACGTGGCTTAG